The following are from one region of the Tenacibaculum dicentrarchi genome:
- a CDS encoding TerC family protein: MLGILFTLLMLILLQAVLGFDNLLYISLESKKAPQADRKRVRKVGILIAIVLRIVLLFILVSIIDFFQDPFSFLTGGVKDIIHFAFNGHSIIVLLGGGFILYTAIKEIWHMIGSNDLAHDIEGGKSAKSSNAVIISIVIMNLVFSFDSILAAIGLTSEIKNSTTAFIVMAIAIVISGLLMLVMADKISTFLAKNRMYEVLGLFILFIVGIMLVTEGGHLAHLKLFGNEIVPMSKTTFYFVLAILIIVDVVQGRYQKKILAENTVALSEDKK; encoded by the coding sequence ATGCTAGGAATTCTTTTTACGTTATTAATGCTAATTTTATTACAAGCCGTTTTAGGGTTTGATAATTTATTATATATTTCTTTAGAATCTAAAAAAGCCCCGCAAGCGGATAGAAAAAGAGTTCGAAAAGTGGGTATTTTAATCGCCATTGTTTTAAGAATTGTATTGCTTTTTATTTTAGTCTCTATTATTGATTTCTTTCAAGATCCTTTTTCATTTTTAACAGGAGGCGTTAAAGATATCATACATTTTGCATTTAACGGACACAGTATTATTGTGTTACTTGGTGGTGGATTTATTTTATATACCGCCATTAAAGAAATATGGCATATGATTGGAAGTAACGATTTAGCTCATGATATTGAAGGTGGAAAAAGCGCAAAATCATCCAATGCCGTTATTATAAGTATTGTTATTATGAATTTGGTCTTTTCTTTTGATTCTATTTTAGCTGCAATCGGGCTTACCAGCGAAATTAAAAACAGTACCACCGCCTTTATTGTTATGGCAATTGCCATTGTTATCAGCGGATTATTAATGCTTGTTATGGCTGATAAAATTTCTACATTTTTAGCTAAAAACCGTATGTACGAGGTTTTAGGCTTATTTATTCTTTTTATCGTAGGAATTATGCTAGTTACCGAAGGCGGACATTTAGCACATTTAAAATTGTTTGGAAACGAAATTGTTCCGATGAGTAAAACAACCTTCTATTTTGTATTGGCAATTTTAATTATTGTAGATGTTGTACAAGGACGTTATCAGAAAAAAATATTAGCAGAAAATACGGTAGCTCTTTCTGAAGATAAAAAATAA
- a CDS encoding Dps family protein, with protein MSTTVLGLDSKKSIQLVTELNTLLANFQVYYQNVRGLHWNIKGKNFFELHVKFEELYTDAQEKVDLIAERILTLQGTPLHTFDDYIKLATVSIGKDISNDEKAVALVADSLSELLKIERAILAISDDANDEGTNSMMSDFIAEQEKTMWMLNAWLG; from the coding sequence ATGAGCACAACAGTTTTAGGTTTAGACAGTAAAAAATCAATACAATTAGTAACAGAATTAAATACATTATTGGCTAATTTTCAAGTGTATTATCAAAATGTAAGAGGTTTACATTGGAATATTAAAGGAAAAAATTTTTTTGAGTTACATGTTAAATTTGAAGAATTATATACCGATGCACAAGAAAAGGTTGATTTAATTGCCGAAAGAATATTAACCTTACAAGGAACACCTTTACATACTTTTGATGATTATATAAAATTAGCAACAGTATCAATAGGAAAAGATATTTCAAATGATGAAAAAGCAGTGGCTTTAGTAGCTGATTCGTTATCAGAATTATTAAAAATAGAGCGTGCTATTTTAGCTATTTCTGATGATGCAAATGATGAAGGAACAAATTCAATGATGAGTGATTTTATCGCAGAGCAAGAAAAAACAATGTGGATGTTAAACGCTTGGTTAGGATAG
- a CDS encoding LysR family transcriptional regulator: MTITQLKYTLAVAEYKNFTIAAEHCFVTQPTLSMQIQKLEDELEAKIFNRSKKPIELTQVGLKIIAQAKIIVDESSRIKDIVHQQKGFIGGEFKLGIIPTIMPTLLPMFLKTFSKKYPKVQLIIEELTTEEIIRKLSDGHIDAALAATPLENEAIKERVLYYEPFVGLIPDEHRLYKKKKIKVEDLDVDDILLLEDGHCFKNSIINLCRTHKKNSAQGFQLQSGSFDTLIKLSKDGLGMTLLPYLNTLDLNEKDSKNLREFETPPPAREVSLIYHKSQLKMQLIEALNKTIDSVVRGAIAFNDVQIISPIQKM; encoded by the coding sequence ATGACCATCACGCAATTAAAATACACCCTTGCTGTAGCTGAATATAAAAATTTTACCATCGCTGCTGAACACTGTTTTGTTACTCAGCCTACTTTAAGTATGCAAATTCAAAAATTAGAAGACGAATTAGAGGCTAAAATATTTAATCGTTCAAAAAAACCCATTGAATTAACACAAGTTGGTTTAAAAATTATAGCACAGGCGAAAATTATTGTAGATGAAAGCAGTCGTATTAAAGACATCGTGCATCAGCAAAAAGGCTTTATAGGTGGCGAATTTAAATTGGGAATTATCCCAACAATTATGCCTACATTATTGCCAATGTTTTTAAAAACATTCAGTAAAAAGTACCCGAAAGTTCAATTAATTATTGAAGAATTAACCACTGAAGAAATTATCAGAAAATTAAGCGACGGGCATATTGATGCTGCTTTAGCCGCTACACCGCTTGAAAACGAAGCCATAAAAGAACGTGTTTTATACTACGAGCCTTTTGTAGGATTGATTCCTGACGAACATCGTTTGTATAAAAAAAAGAAGATAAAAGTAGAAGATTTAGATGTTGATGATATTTTATTATTAGAAGACGGGCATTGTTTTAAAAACAGCATTATTAATTTATGTAGAACCCATAAAAAGAATTCAGCACAAGGTTTTCAATTACAAAGCGGTAGTTTCGATACGCTAATTAAATTATCAAAAGATGGCTTAGGGATGACTTTATTGCCTTATTTAAACACCCTTGATTTGAATGAAAAAGACAGCAAAAATTTAAGAGAATTTGAAACACCGCCACCCGCAAGAGAAGTGAGTTTAATTTATCATAAATCGCAGCTTAAAATGCAATTAATTGAAGCCTTAAATAAAACAATCGATAGCGTGGTAAGAGGCGCAATTGCCTTTAATGATGTTCAAATTATTAGTCCGATTCAGAAGATGTAA
- a CDS encoding SulP family inorganic anion transporter, which yields MMKYLKNKKLNIKDDALAGITVSLAMIPEVVAFAFVAQISPIVALFGAFVVGIISAIFGGRPGLISGAAGAVAVIFVHMIQEGHAKGLLFENPVENMGYFYLLAAVVLMGVIQVFAGLFKLGKFVRLIPHPVMMGFVNGLAIVIFMAQLGMFTENTKDFFGQNKRKTTSKELVYNVNNNEVKDVLSGTVLYTIKDTSVINNQTKSADFIISDGQVFNPTTKKVIFNVKQDGFYSVKDSGVVKSAMQGEKLYIMIGLVLLTMLIVWGLPKITTKIPAALTAILIVTLISIFSGLNAINVGDFIRDGGGAGLNGIAELSKNLNVLELWSNLPFNLETLKFIAPYAFLAASVGLIETLMTMNLVDELTETRGNGNKECIAQGAGNMVSGLFGGTGGCGMIGQTVININAGGRGRLSGVMMSLTLLTFILFADKYIEQVPIAALVGVMFMMVIETFAWSSFRIMKKIPASDAFVLIIVSAVTVFFDLAIAVFVGVIISALSFAWSSAKKIRARKRLKADGTRVYEIWGPLFFGSITEFNDKFDIKNDPENIEIDFVESRISDHSALEALFLLVEKYQAAGKTIKLKHLSEDCKVLMYKASDTFKNVIIEDVDDPRYHLAENPEAFPKPLSEYKF from the coding sequence ATGATGAAATACCTTAAAAATAAGAAACTTAACATTAAAGACGATGCTTTAGCGGGTATTACAGTTTCTTTAGCAATGATTCCCGAAGTGGTTGCCTTTGCCTTTGTTGCTCAAATTAGCCCAATTGTAGCGTTATTTGGAGCTTTTGTAGTAGGAATAATTTCTGCCATTTTCGGTGGGCGCCCAGGATTAATTTCAGGTGCAGCAGGAGCAGTAGCAGTTATTTTTGTACACATGATTCAAGAAGGACACGCCAAAGGCTTATTATTTGAAAACCCTGTCGAAAATATGGGGTATTTTTATTTACTCGCCGCCGTGGTTTTAATGGGGGTCATACAAGTATTTGCAGGACTATTTAAGCTCGGTAAGTTTGTCAGGTTAATTCCACACCCTGTAATGATGGGGTTTGTAAACGGACTTGCCATCGTTATTTTTATGGCGCAATTAGGAATGTTTACCGAAAATACTAAAGATTTTTTTGGGCAGAATAAGCGTAAAACAACATCTAAAGAGCTGGTTTATAATGTAAACAATAATGAAGTAAAAGATGTTTTATCGGGTACTGTTTTATATACTATAAAAGATACGTCGGTTATAAATAATCAAACAAAATCAGCAGATTTTATTATTTCTGATGGGCAGGTTTTTAATCCGACAACTAAAAAAGTTATTTTTAATGTAAAACAAGACGGTTTTTATTCGGTTAAAGATTCTGGTGTTGTAAAATCGGCAATGCAAGGCGAAAAGCTTTATATAATGATTGGTTTGGTTTTATTAACAATGCTTATTGTTTGGGGATTGCCAAAAATTACCACAAAAATTCCTGCGGCTTTAACTGCAATTTTAATTGTTACCTTAATTTCAATTTTTAGTGGATTAAATGCCATAAATGTAGGTGATTTTATTAGAGATGGAGGCGGAGCAGGTTTAAATGGAATAGCAGAGCTATCAAAAAACTTAAATGTTTTAGAACTTTGGAGTAATTTACCTTTCAATTTAGAAACCTTAAAATTTATTGCACCGTACGCATTTTTAGCAGCATCGGTTGGTTTAATTGAAACCTTAATGACCATGAATTTAGTAGATGAATTAACAGAAACTAGAGGAAATGGAAATAAAGAATGTATCGCTCAAGGAGCTGGTAATATGGTTAGTGGTTTATTTGGTGGTACTGGAGGTTGTGGTATGATTGGGCAAACGGTAATAAATATTAACGCTGGCGGACGTGGGCGTTTATCGGGAGTAATGATGTCGTTAACCTTATTAACCTTTATTTTATTTGCTGATAAATACATTGAGCAAGTGCCAATTGCGGCATTAGTAGGGGTAATGTTTATGATGGTTATTGAAACTTTTGCATGGTCGAGTTTTCGAATTATGAAAAAAATACCTGCTTCGGATGCTTTTGTTTTAATTATTGTATCGGCGGTAACGGTATTTTTTGATTTGGCAATTGCCGTATTTGTAGGGGTTATTATTTCGGCATTATCATTTGCTTGGTCGAGCGCTAAGAAAATTAGAGCTAGAAAACGTTTAAAAGCCGATGGAACAAGAGTGTACGAAATTTGGGGTCCTTTATTCTTCGGAAGTATTACCGAATTTAACGATAAGTTTGATATTAAAAATGATCCTGAAAATATAGAAATTGATTTTGTAGAATCGCGAATTTCAGACCATTCGGCTTTAGAAGCCTTGTTTTTATTGGTTGAAAAATACCAAGCCGCAGGAAAAACAATCAAATTAAAACACTTAAGTGAAGACTGTAAGGTGCTAATGTATAAGGCTAGTGATACTTTTAAAAATGTAATTATTGAAGATGTTGATGACCCTCGCTATCATTTAGCAGAAAATCCAGAAGCATTTCCGAAGCCTTTATCGGAATATAAATTTTAA
- the pyrR gene encoding bifunctional pyr operon transcriptional regulator/uracil phosphoribosyltransferase PyrR — MSRKTLLTSKEIEIILHRLACELIENHNDFSNTVLIGLQPRGSYLAKRLAQLLTDDYQIKNLQLGLLDITFYRDDFRRRDAPLEATSTEIDFLIENKKVVIIDDVLYSGRSVRSALTAIQSYGRPENIELLVLIDRRFSRHLPIQPNYRGRQVDAINEEKVVVNWQETHEKDTIYLETKPTKVDSQL; from the coding sequence ATGAGCAGGAAAACACTACTTACTTCAAAAGAAATTGAAATCATTCTGCATCGATTAGCCTGTGAGTTAATCGAAAATCACAACGATTTTTCTAATACCGTTTTAATAGGATTACAACCAAGAGGAAGTTATTTGGCAAAACGATTAGCACAATTGTTAACGGATGATTATCAAATTAAAAACTTACAATTAGGGCTTTTAGACATTACTTTTTATCGAGATGATTTTCGACGAAGAGATGCTCCTTTAGAAGCTACATCAACAGAAATTGACTTTTTAATCGAAAATAAAAAAGTGGTTATTATTGATGATGTGCTTTATTCAGGAAGAAGTGTACGAAGTGCTTTAACAGCAATTCAATCGTACGGGCGACCAGAAAACATTGAGTTATTGGTACTTATTGACCGCCGTTTTAGCCGTCATTTACCAATTCAACCTAATTATAGAGGACGACAAGTAGATGCCATTAATGAAGAAAAAGTGGTGGTTAACTGGCAAGAAACTCATGAAAAAGACACCATTTACTTAGAAACTAAGCCTACCAAGGTAGACTCGCAATTATAA
- a CDS encoding aspartate carbamoyltransferase catalytic subunit: MKQLSVENLLGIKYLNKTDLELIFETASHFKEVINRPIKKVPSLRDITIANLFFENSTRTKLSFELAEKRLSADVINFSAGQSSVKKGETLIDTVNNILAMKVDIVVMRHASVGAGIFLSRHVDAKIINAGDGTHEHPTQALLDSFSMREALNSNLKGKKIVIVGDVLHSRVALSNIFALQLQGAEVKVCGPTTLIPRYIGSLGVQVETDLKKALEWCDVANVLRVQHERMDIKYFPSTREYTQLFGINREILDDLNKDIVIMHPGPINRGVELTSDVADSKQAIILNQVENGVAVRMAVIYLLAQQIKR; encoded by the coding sequence ATGAAGCAGTTAAGTGTTGAAAATTTATTAGGTATCAAATACCTTAACAAAACTGATTTAGAGCTTATTTTTGAAACTGCTTCTCATTTTAAAGAAGTTATCAACAGACCCATTAAAAAAGTTCCTTCTTTACGAGATATTACCATTGCTAATCTGTTTTTTGAAAATAGTACTCGTACAAAATTATCATTCGAATTAGCTGAAAAACGTTTGTCGGCAGATGTTATTAATTTTTCGGCAGGGCAATCATCCGTAAAAAAAGGAGAAACTTTAATTGACACGGTGAACAATATTTTAGCCATGAAGGTTGATATTGTTGTAATGCGTCATGCAAGTGTTGGAGCTGGTATTTTTTTATCAAGACATGTAGATGCTAAAATTATTAATGCTGGTGATGGAACTCATGAACATCCTACACAGGCATTATTAGATAGTTTTTCTATGCGAGAAGCTTTAAACAGTAATTTAAAAGGTAAAAAAATTGTTATTGTTGGTGATGTTTTACACTCACGTGTAGCACTTTCTAATATTTTCGCTTTGCAATTACAAGGTGCTGAAGTTAAAGTTTGTGGACCAACAACTTTAATCCCTCGATATATTGGTAGCTTAGGTGTTCAAGTAGAAACTGACCTAAAGAAAGCCCTAGAATGGTGTGATGTTGCCAATGTTTTACGTGTACAACACGAACGAATGGACATTAAATATTTCCCTTCAACTAGAGAATATACACAGCTTTTTGGTATTAACAGAGAAATTTTAGACGACCTGAATAAAGACATCGTTATTATGCACCCAGGACCAATAAACCGTGGTGTTGAACTAACAAGTGATGTTGCCGACAGCAAACAAGCTATTATTTTAAATCAGGTAGAAAATGGTGTTGCCGTACGTATGGCGGTTATTTATTTACTAGCTCAGCAAATAAAAAGATAA
- a CDS encoding T9SS type A sorting domain-containing protein, producing MVKKILFLFLLVTVAGFSQEKQLDKLVASPNPFRNNTTIFIDSKNNQTVFLSVKNILGKTVFYKEIKIEIGRNKIPFERNDLKAGMYIYAIQSNKEVISKRFVIK from the coding sequence ATGGTTAAAAAAATACTTTTTTTATTTTTATTGGTAACAGTTGCTGGTTTTTCGCAAGAAAAACAGTTAGATAAACTCGTTGCTTCTCCAAATCCCTTTAGGAATAACACTACTATTTTTATCGATTCAAAAAACAACCAAACCGTATTTTTATCTGTTAAAAATATCCTAGGGAAAACTGTTTTTTATAAAGAAATTAAAATAGAAATCGGGCGTAATAAAATTCCTTTTGAACGCAACGATTTAAAAGCAGGTATGTATATTTACGCTATTCAAAGTAATAAAGAAGTTATTTCTAAACGATTTGTAATTAAATAA
- a CDS encoding ribonuclease Z yields the protein MSLQLSILGCHSATPRVNSHPTSQYLEINNSHFLIDCGEGTQRQMRKYKIGFSKINHIFISHLHGDHFFGLIGLVSTFGILNREKDLHIYGPKGIKEITLLQLKLAKSWTKYKLFFHELTSTESELIFEDDKVTVHTIPLDHRVYTNGFLFKEKEKPRKLHIGNIELYDGEINRADYHNIKAGKDITLATGEIVPNTELTIAPAPAKSYAFCSDTAYKPDIVPIIKNVDLLYHEATFLKDREDLCEKTKHSTAEQAGNIAKRASVKKLIIGHYSSRYSNIEAFKKEAQTVFENVELAEAGKQYTTSNNSININN from the coding sequence ATGAGTTTACAGTTAAGTATTTTAGGTTGTCATTCAGCAACTCCGAGAGTAAATTCTCACCCGACATCTCAATATTTAGAAATTAACAACAGTCATTTTTTAATTGATTGTGGCGAAGGTACCCAACGACAAATGCGTAAATATAAAATTGGTTTTTCTAAAATCAACCATATTTTTATTTCTCATTTACACGGCGATCATTTTTTTGGATTAATCGGGCTTGTTTCTACTTTTGGTATTTTAAACCGTGAAAAAGATTTACATATTTACGGACCTAAAGGAATTAAAGAAATTACCCTTCTTCAATTAAAATTAGCCAAATCGTGGACTAAATACAAATTATTTTTTCATGAATTAACATCCACAGAAAGTGAATTAATTTTTGAAGACGATAAAGTTACCGTACATACAATTCCTTTAGATCATCGTGTTTATACCAATGGATTTTTATTTAAAGAGAAAGAAAAACCACGAAAATTACACATCGGAAATATTGAATTGTACGATGGCGAAATAAATAGAGCCGATTATCATAATATAAAAGCAGGGAAAGATATTACACTCGCTACAGGCGAAATTGTTCCTAATACTGAATTAACCATTGCTCCAGCACCAGCAAAAAGTTATGCTTTTTGTAGTGATACCGCCTACAAACCCGATATTGTTCCTATTATTAAAAATGTAGATTTATTATATCATGAAGCTACCTTTTTAAAAGATAGGGAAGATTTGTGTGAAAAAACAAAACATTCTACTGCCGAACAAGCTGGAAATATTGCTAAGCGAGCAAGTGTAAAAAAATTAATTATCGGGCATTATTCTAGCAGGTATTCAAATATTGAGGCTTTTAAAAAAGAAGCACAAACTGTTTTTGAAAATGTTGAGCTAGCAGAAGCAGGAAAACAATATACCACAAGTAATAACTCAATCAATATTAATAATTAA
- a CDS encoding CoA-binding protein: MKKTLVIGASLNPTRYSNIAIKRLVEKQVEVIAIGLRSGSILGVIITTKKTAFTAIDTVTLYLNPERQKAYYEYIISLKPRRIIFNPGTENKEFYALLLANKIEYEVACTLVLLSANQY; this comes from the coding sequence ATGAAAAAAACATTGGTCATAGGAGCTTCTTTAAATCCTACAAGATATTCAAATATTGCTATAAAAAGATTGGTTGAAAAACAGGTTGAGGTAATAGCTATCGGTCTAAGAAGTGGTAGTATATTAGGTGTAATTATAACCACAAAAAAAACAGCGTTTACTGCTATTGATACCGTTACATTATATTTAAACCCTGAGCGTCAAAAAGCCTATTATGAGTATATAATTTCGTTAAAGCCTAGGCGTATAATTTTTAATCCAGGAACAGAAAATAAGGAATTTTACGCTCTTTTATTAGCAAATAAAATTGAATATGAAGTAGCCTGCACCTTGGTATTATTATCGGCGAATCAATATTAA
- a CDS encoding TonB-dependent receptor domain-containing protein yields the protein MKNFFLFLFIVFSVSLFAQNKKPLKIGIISGKVIDEVSKEALPYVNIIIKNTSNKILTGGITNDNGTFSIKNISEGKNTIEIQFIGYKTVSKSITISNKNKKVSLGTISLSEDSTALDEVIVRAETSTVTQKIDRKVINVGKDLASAGATASELLNNVQSVSVDSQSGALSLRGNSNVRVLVDGKPTNMSTAQLLQQIPATSIKSIELITNPSAKYNPEGMSGIINIILNKGANIGFNGAINTGITQGENTRYNASLNMNYKTGKVNFYTNLGYNGGKRHNYGSIVRTGEGASSQNFIFDNDRESYLVKLGADIYINNKNTLSFYTTQNRTNGFNDGVVKVYGLANTLAQNAPNTSDNNNNSASYNMNYKIDFSQEGHNLEFEATYSDSENDEDATNDETIILATDPEYKFLNYFNTIKNKANNTLINLDYTKPISKNGKLELGLEYRTNQTKNNNNTDQDGYKIDTNGNLVLDASDVPIIEAIGKSAFTYNRDIFSGYINYGHQFNKLTMQLGARIEQYDVKGSFTNKNETKPYTDNIFSIYPSAFFTFNPSEKNQYQLSYSRRVDRPSISQVNPIREWSTPLITSVGNPNLKPQFTNSFELNYTRKIKGGSLTFGTFYRKVTDEISTILYKDPSDNTNTKQLKSDQNFDGNNRYGFEMSSNYRITKWWSTNASLDLYSQTLKGLVSNVEKQVENTAFNARLSNSFSASKKLKFQLFAMYRGANKNLQFNVDPMWMVNAGARYSILKGKGSLSFKVNDIFKGMKFSFNATDPYTQTGQFNWESRTAYLGFNYRFGGGKNKAKQRRRRDNNEKQGGGFM from the coding sequence ATGAAGAATTTTTTTCTATTCCTTTTTATAGTATTTAGTGTTAGTTTATTTGCTCAAAATAAAAAACCTCTAAAAATTGGTATTATTTCGGGTAAAGTAATTGACGAAGTATCGAAAGAAGCATTGCCTTATGTAAATATCATAATCAAAAATACTTCTAATAAAATTTTAACGGGTGGTATAACAAATGATAATGGTACTTTTAGTATCAAAAATATATCTGAAGGAAAAAATACAATCGAAATTCAATTTATAGGATACAAAACAGTATCTAAATCAATTACGATTAGTAATAAAAACAAAAAAGTATCTTTAGGTACAATTTCTTTATCCGAAGATAGTACGGCTTTGGATGAAGTTATAGTACGTGCAGAGACATCTACTGTAACTCAAAAAATAGACAGAAAAGTAATTAACGTAGGTAAAGATTTGGCATCGGCAGGTGCAACAGCATCTGAATTATTAAACAACGTGCAATCAGTAAGTGTCGATAGCCAATCGGGCGCATTAAGCCTTCGTGGAAATTCAAATGTACGTGTTTTAGTTGACGGAAAACCAACCAATATGAGTACGGCTCAATTATTACAGCAAATACCCGCAACTTCTATTAAAAGTATTGAATTAATTACCAATCCATCAGCAAAATATAATCCTGAAGGAATGAGTGGAATTATCAATATCATTTTAAATAAAGGCGCTAATATTGGTTTTAACGGGGCAATTAATACCGGAATTACACAAGGAGAAAACACCCGTTATAATGCTTCATTAAATATGAATTATAAAACGGGTAAAGTTAACTTCTATACTAATTTAGGCTACAATGGCGGTAAACGCCATAATTATGGTTCAATTGTAAGAACAGGAGAAGGAGCTTCTAGTCAAAATTTTATTTTTGATAACGACAGAGAATCATATTTAGTAAAACTCGGTGCTGATATTTATATTAATAATAAAAATACTTTATCATTTTATACTACTCAAAACAGAACGAATGGTTTTAACGATGGGGTGGTAAAAGTATATGGCCTTGCAAATACACTTGCTCAAAATGCCCCTAATACTTCCGATAACAACAATAATTCGGCAAGTTATAACATGAATTATAAAATCGACTTTAGCCAAGAAGGGCATAATTTAGAATTTGAAGCAACTTATTCTGATTCAGAAAATGATGAAGATGCGACAAATGATGAAACTATTATACTAGCAACTGACCCTGAATATAAATTCTTGAATTATTTTAATACCATTAAAAACAAGGCAAATAATACCTTAATTAATCTTGATTATACAAAGCCAATATCAAAAAATGGTAAATTAGAACTTGGTTTAGAATACAGAACAAACCAAACCAAAAATAATAACAATACAGATCAAGATGGTTATAAAATAGATACTAATGGTAATTTAGTGCTTGACGCTAGTGATGTACCTATTATAGAGGCTATCGGAAAATCAGCTTTTACTTATAATCGAGATATTTTTTCTGGTTATATTAACTACGGACACCAATTTAACAAATTAACCATGCAATTAGGTGCTCGTATTGAACAATACGACGTAAAAGGAAGTTTTACCAATAAAAATGAAACTAAACCTTATACTGATAATATTTTCAGCATTTATCCTTCTGCTTTTTTCACCTTTAATCCATCAGAAAAAAATCAGTATCAATTAAGTTATAGCCGTAGGGTTGACAGACCTTCTATTAGCCAAGTAAACCCGATTAGAGAATGGAGTACGCCTTTAATTACATCGGTTGGAAACCCTAATTTAAAACCGCAGTTTACCAATTCATTTGAGTTAAATTACACCCGTAAAATAAAAGGAGGTTCGCTTACATTTGGTACATTTTACAGAAAAGTAACCGACGAAATTTCAACTATTTTATACAAAGATCCTTCGGATAATACCAATACAAAACAACTAAAATCAGATCAGAATTTTGATGGAAATAACCGATATGGTTTTGAAATGTCTAGTAATTATCGCATTACAAAATGGTGGAGTACCAATGCCAGTTTAGACCTTTATTCGCAAACATTAAAAGGGCTTGTTAGCAATGTTGAAAAACAAGTAGAAAACACTGCTTTTAATGCACGATTAAGCAATAGTTTTTCGGCTTCTAAAAAATTAAAATTTCAATTATTCGCTATGTATCGAGGTGCGAATAAAAATTTACAATTTAATGTTGACCCAATGTGGATGGTTAATGCAGGCGCTCGCTACAGTATTTTAAAAGGAAAAGGAAGCCTTTCGTTTAAAGTAAATGATATTTTTAAAGGCATGAAATTTAGTTTTAATGCAACAGACCCATACACCCAAACAGGGCAGTTTAATTGGGAAAGCAGAACAGCTTATTTAGGTTTTAATTACCGATTTGGTGGCGGTAAAAACAAGGCTAAACAAAGAAGACGTAGAGATAATAATGAAAAACAAGGCGGTGGTTTTATGTAG